In the genome of Flavobacteriaceae bacterium YJPT1-3, the window GGGAACTCAATGAAGAACGCATGCAGTGGCAATTGCATGTGTGGATCAAGCGGGAGAATCCGGATGGTCTTTTTGCACCTTTTAATCCGATGATCGGAACGGGGAATTAGCCGATCAGTTCGTTTACGTCAGAAACCCGGATCTAAAGTCCGGGTTTTTGTATGGAAATTGAATAAAACCGTGGAATTGAGTTTCATTTGGTTTGAGGTTCAGCCGGTCAGGCACCTTCTACTTTCTTATATTTGATAGAAAACCCATGAGGTTCTTACTCATTTCTGTCTTCTTACTAAACTCTATGCTCAATTCACAGGCGCAAAATTCCAAAGCAGAACGCATTGTACAAAGCAACCTCGATGCCTATAATGCCCATGATATTGACGCTTTTATGAGTTTTTTCTCAGAAGACGTTCACCTTGTTAATTTTGATGATCAACAAGTCACAGCAGAAGGTATTGAAGCCGTTAGGGCCATCTACGAACCGTATTTCGAGGCGTCACCGGAACTTCATTCGAAGATCCTGACGCGTATTGTCTTTGACAATAAAGTTATTGATCACGAGTACATCACGGGAAGATATGGGAATAATGATGCGCTCGAACTCGTTTTGATCTACGAAGTCATGCACAATAAGATCAGTCAGATTACGGTGCTACGGGAGGAAGAATGAACCTTTCAAAATTATCATTTTCCGGTTTGAACTTGTAACTTGTCTCTATGATCATACCTCGAATCGTACTGGTTTTTTGGTTACTGTTTTTTGGAACTTGTGTAGCCCAGTCTGATTTTGAGATTGTTCCTGTTCCCTTAATTACAGAAGCCGGGAGCAAGGTACAAGAGCGAAAAATGCTGCTCGATCATGACGGTTTTTTGTGGTACACCTCTAATTTGGGGCTATCTAGATTTATGGGAGATACTACTGTTTTTTACTCCTGGGAGGAAGGTCTGAATAAACGCGTATCAGAAGTACGTCAAATACACGAAGATTCAAAGGGAAGGATCTATACTACAACTGATATTGGAGTACATCAGCTTGATCCTTTCAGCGGTGCTCAGCGATGGCATTTCTTCTTTGATGCGAAAGACTCTATAGCCCTCAAACCAACTCAGTCCATTCTAGATAGCCGTGACCAAATTTGGTCCAGTAGTTCGACCGGGGTCGTTATTTGTTTGAATTCAAGAGGTGCCACCGACTATTTTCATTTAGAATCTAATGATCCTGTAATTGATAATTCGAATTTATCAACGGTATTACACCAAGATTCGAATGGAGGTTTATATGCGAGAAAGACCGAATCTTTCTTCGTTTATGACAATACTACTTTTAAAAAAAATGACGAAATATCTCATTGGTTGCGTAGTAATTTCGATCCAGAAAAGTATAATCTACAGGTTTTTCTTGCCGATGAATTATTTACTTCTAATTCATCTGGAGCGGTATGGCTAGAGGGAAATCGCTATCCATTTCATTTCTCAAAAGAGCTCTCCCTCTACGTGTGGTTGTCTCCTTTAGGAAATTGGCGTAAAACGAACAATATAAATGTATGCCCTAAACCAGCAAACGCTGTATTGATTGGTACTACAGGAACTCAGGAAAGTAACTTGTCGAGCTATCTCCTACGTGAGGGTCACACTGATGAACCACGAGCAGAAAAGAATCACAGCATTTATCTTGAAGGTTCTATTTATGACAATATTGGGGATGAAAAGGACGCCCTTTGGGTTTCGACCTCGCGAGGAATTTATCGGATAAAACAA includes:
- a CDS encoding nuclear transport factor 2 family protein codes for the protein MLNSQAQNSKAERIVQSNLDAYNAHDIDAFMSFFSEDVHLVNFDDQQVTAEGIEAVRAIYEPYFEASPELHSKILTRIVFDNKVIDHEYITGRYGNNDALELVLIYEVMHNKISQITVLREEE